One part of the uncultured Bacteroides sp. genome encodes these proteins:
- a CDS encoding DNA gyrase/topoisomerase IV subunit A has translation MSDDTIDKNELNDDIVPSSEENFIEEENSTEEELANNNEHSDYKPVGPQDENIKHQLSGMYQSWFLDYASYVILERAVPHINDGLKPVQRRILHSMKRLDDGRYNKVANIVGHTMQFHPHGDASIGDALVQLGQKDLLVDCQGNWGNILTGDGAAAPRYIEARLSKFALDVVFNPKTTEWKQSYDGRNKEPVTLPVKYPLLLAQGVEGIAVGLSSKILPHNFNELCDASISYLHGEEFELYPDFQTGGAIDVSKYNDGERGGSVKVRSKITKIDNKTLAITEIPYGKNTTSVIESILKAVDKGKIKIRKVDDNTSAQVEILVHLAPGVSSDKTIDALYAFTDCEISISPNCCVIDEQKPHFLRVSDVLRKSVDNTRYLLTQELLIHKGELQESLHYSSLEKIFIEERIYKDKEFEQAKSMDEACEHIDSRLTPYYPSLIREVTKEDILKLMEIKMGRILKFNSEKAEELIARMKAEIEEIDKHLANIIEYTVDWYAMLKNKYGKNYPRLTELRNFDTIVAAKVVEANEKLYINREEGFIGTALKKDEYIANCSDIDDVIIFYRDGKYKIVRVADKMFVGKNILYVNIFKKNDKRTIYNVVYRDGKEGFHYIKRFNVTAMTRDKEYDVAQGTPGSRIVYFSANPNGEAEVIKVTLKPNPRIRKIIFEKDFSEIAIKGRQSMGNLLTKNDVHKVGLKQKGGSTLGGRKVWFDRDVLRLNYDGRGEYLGEFQSDDSILVLLNNGEFYLSNFDLSNHYEDNVSIVEKFDPNKVWCAALYDADQQNYPYLKRFTLDATSRKQNYLGDNKDNKLILLTDEFYPRFEVIFGGNDSFRETLIIDAEEFISVKSFKAKGKRISTFTIGAINELEPTRFPEPDNEENKETEDEDAETENMDPDKDKSEGDIIDEITGQMKLF, from the coding sequence ATGAGTGACGACACAATCGATAAAAATGAATTGAACGACGATATAGTACCTTCTTCTGAAGAGAATTTCATAGAAGAAGAGAACTCTACAGAAGAAGAATTAGCAAACAACAACGAACATTCTGACTATAAACCTGTTGGTCCTCAAGACGAAAATATTAAGCACCAGCTGTCTGGTATGTATCAGAGTTGGTTTCTTGACTACGCTTCTTATGTAATTCTAGAGCGTGCAGTTCCGCATATTAATGACGGACTGAAGCCTGTTCAACGACGTATTCTTCATTCCATGAAGCGACTGGACGACGGACGTTATAACAAAGTGGCAAATATTGTAGGTCACACCATGCAGTTTCACCCTCACGGTGATGCTTCCATTGGTGACGCACTGGTACAGCTTGGACAGAAAGACTTATTAGTGGACTGCCAGGGTAACTGGGGTAATATACTTACCGGCGATGGCGCTGCAGCTCCCCGTTATATTGAAGCTCGCCTGTCTAAATTTGCGCTCGATGTGGTGTTCAACCCTAAAACCACTGAATGGAAACAATCTTACGACGGACGAAATAAAGAACCGGTAACACTGCCGGTAAAGTACCCTCTTCTTCTGGCTCAAGGTGTAGAAGGTATTGCTGTGGGACTTTCTTCCAAGATTTTGCCTCACAACTTTAACGAATTATGTGATGCTTCCATATCCTATCTTCACGGTGAAGAGTTCGAGCTTTATCCCGATTTCCAGACCGGGGGTGCAATCGATGTATCCAAATACAATGATGGTGAACGTGGAGGAAGCGTAAAAGTTCGTTCAAAGATTACCAAGATTGATAATAAAACGCTGGCTATTACGGAAATTCCTTACGGCAAAAACACAACCTCTGTTATTGAATCAATATTAAAAGCGGTTGATAAAGGAAAAATCAAGATCCGAAAAGTAGACGATAATACTTCTGCTCAAGTAGAGATTCTCGTTCATCTGGCTCCCGGCGTCTCTTCTGATAAAACAATTGACGCACTTTATGCATTTACAGATTGTGAAATAAGCATTTCACCAAACTGTTGTGTTATTGATGAGCAGAAGCCTCACTTCCTTCGGGTAAGTGATGTTCTTAGAAAATCTGTAGACAATACCAGATATTTGCTCACACAAGAGCTGCTGATTCATAAAGGCGAATTACAAGAAAGCTTACATTACAGCTCTTTGGAGAAAATATTCATCGAAGAACGGATATATAAAGACAAGGAATTTGAACAGGCTAAATCTATGGACGAAGCTTGTGAGCACATTGACAGTAGGTTAACCCCTTATTATCCATCCCTTATCAGAGAAGTAACTAAGGAAGATATCCTTAAGCTGATGGAGATAAAGATGGGTCGTATCCTCAAGTTTAATTCAGAGAAAGCTGAAGAACTGATTGCCAGAATGAAGGCTGAGATAGAGGAGATTGATAAACACTTGGCAAATATTATTGAGTATACTGTTGATTGGTATGCAATGCTCAAAAACAAATACGGAAAGAACTATCCACGTTTAACCGAGCTTCGTAATTTCGATACAATCGTTGCCGCTAAAGTAGTAGAAGCCAACGAAAAATTATACATAAACCGTGAAGAAGGATTTATTGGTACTGCTCTTAAAAAGGATGAGTATATTGCCAATTGTTCAGACATCGATGATGTGATTATCTTCTACCGTGATGGAAAATACAAGATTGTTCGTGTGGCCGACAAAATGTTTGTGGGCAAAAACATTCTTTACGTAAATATCTTTAAGAAGAATGACAAACGAACCATCTATAATGTTGTTTACCGCGACGGAAAAGAAGGATTCCATTACATTAAGCGATTCAATGTTACGGCAATGACTCGCGACAAGGAATATGATGTAGCTCAGGGAACTCCCGGATCACGAATTGTTTATTTCAGTGCAAATCCAAATGGAGAAGCAGAAGTAATTAAAGTAACATTGAAGCCTAATCCACGAATCCGCAAAATTATTTTTGAAAAAGATTTTAGTGAGATAGCTATTAAGGGACGTCAGTCTATGGGTAATTTATTAACTAAGAATGATGTTCATAAAGTTGGTCTAAAACAAAAAGGAGGCTCTACTCTGGGCGGACGAAAAGTATGGTTCGACAGGGATGTATTACGTCTTAATTATGATGGACGAGGAGAATATCTTGGAGAATTCCAGAGCGATGATTCTATTCTTGTTCTGCTCAATAATGGAGAATTCTATTTAAGCAACTTCGACCTCAGCAATCACTACGAAGATAATGTAAGTATCGTTGAAAAGTTCGATCCAAATAAAGTATGGTGCGCTGCTCTTTATGATGCCGATCAGCAGAATTATCCTTATCTGAAACGCTTCACGCTCGATGCTACTTCGCGCAAGCAGAACTATCTGGGAGATAACAAGGACAATAAACTGATTCTTCTCACAGATGAGTTCTATCCTCGTTTTGAAGTTATATTTGGAGGGAACGACAGCTTCCGTGAAACATTGATAATAGATGCGGAAGAGTTTATCTCGGTTAAAAGTTTCAAGGCTAAAGGGAAACGTATATCAACCTTTACCATTGGCGCGATAAACGAGCTTGAACCAACCCGCTTCCCGGAACCTGACAACGAGGAGAACAAAGAAACCGAAGACGAAGATGCCGAAACTGAAAACATGGATCCGGACAAAGATAAAAGTGAAGGTGATATAATTGATGAAATTACGGGACAAATGAAATTATTCTGA
- a CDS encoding S41 family peptidase — MRFKEHIKYYISWSIAICSLLLILTSCVEEATYSDTPEGNFEELWSIIDEQYCFLDYKNIDWDAIHTKYKKRISADMTNNGLFQVLGDMLAELKDGHVNLYSANDVARYWKWYEDYPMNFSDSIQKNYLGTDYRIASGIKYKVLDDNIGYIYYGSFSSGIGDGNLDEVLSNLAICDGLIIDVRNNGGGTITNATKLAERFTNEKVLTGYIRHKTGIGHTDFSDPYPIYLEPSNSIRWQKKVAVLTNRRSYSATNDFVNSMRILPLVTIIGDKTGGGSGLPFTSELPNGWNVRFSSSPHFDANMEQIEWGIDPDIKVDITSTDYNKGIDTIIERARAFLKK, encoded by the coding sequence ATGAGATTTAAAGAACATATTAAATATTATATAAGTTGGAGCATCGCCATCTGCTCTCTTCTGCTTATCCTGACTTCGTGCGTGGAAGAAGCTACTTACAGCGACACACCCGAAGGCAATTTCGAAGAATTATGGTCAATTATTGACGAGCAATATTGTTTCCTTGATTATAAGAATATTGACTGGGATGCCATTCACACAAAATACAAGAAAAGAATCTCTGCCGATATGACGAACAATGGATTGTTTCAAGTGCTTGGAGATATGCTTGCCGAACTAAAAGACGGACATGTTAATCTGTATTCGGCCAACGATGTTGCGCGTTATTGGAAATGGTATGAAGATTACCCCATGAATTTCAGTGATAGTATACAAAAGAACTACCTTGGAACTGACTATCGGATTGCATCAGGAATAAAATACAAAGTACTGGACGACAATATTGGCTATATTTATTATGGAAGTTTCTCTTCAGGCATTGGTGATGGTAATTTGGATGAAGTACTGAGCAATCTGGCTATTTGTGATGGACTAATCATTGATGTACGCAACAATGGCGGAGGTACCATTACAAACGCCACCAAACTGGCAGAACGTTTCACTAACGAGAAGGTACTCACCGGCTATATACGTCACAAAACAGGGATAGGACATACTGATTTCTCAGATCCCTATCCTATTTATCTGGAACCATCCAATAGTATCAGGTGGCAAAAAAAGGTTGCGGTACTTACCAACCGTAGAAGTTATAGTGCCACGAACGATTTTGTAAACAGTATGCGTATACTGCCATTAGTTACTATCATAGGAGACAAAACCGGAGGTGGTTCCGGTTTGCCTTTTACTTCCGAATTGCCCAACGGATGGAATGTTCGTTTCTCGTCCAGTCCTCATTTTGATGCCAACATGGAACAGATAGAATGGGGAATTGATCCCGACATAAAAGTGGATATTACATCCACTGATTATAACAAAGGGATTGATACCATTATAGAGCGAGCACGAGCTTTTTTAAAAAAATAG
- a CDS encoding MATE family efflux transporter, translating to MKNENTADMTVGRITPQIIRFAIPLILGNFFQLTYNAADSIIVGRFVGTNALAAVGAAGPIMNIVIFMIVGICLGMSVLMSEFYGAGDYPKLKREISTSFISGGIFTLTIIILGILLSRPILLLMNTPAEIIDDATHYLQIIIFGLIFTFTYNIYASALRSMGNSKTPLYFLITSSILNVIMDLIFVVIFKMGVIGAAVATVIAESISAFLCIFYVWTRIPILKFKRSEFVFDRSLLRSTVNYSSVSAMQQICLYVGKLLVQGAVNPLGVHAIAAFNAVNRIDDFVLSPEQSIANSSTTFLAINRGAGKTDRMRKGFISSFKIELIYSIALMLGIFFGSYWLTYLFVGNEGENVIVSGVSYLKTMAFFYFLPGITNVLQGFFRGIGKLRVTLNSTFFQIAARVISAYFLAPRFGLSGIAFACLVGWIVMLGYEIPVFLKYWKKR from the coding sequence ATGAAAAATGAAAATACGGCCGACATGACTGTTGGCAGAATCACGCCGCAGATAATCCGTTTTGCAATTCCTTTAATACTTGGCAACTTCTTCCAACTAACATACAATGCCGCAGATTCTATAATTGTAGGTAGGTTTGTAGGCACAAATGCATTGGCCGCGGTTGGAGCAGCCGGACCTATTATGAATATTGTTATTTTTATGATCGTCGGTATTTGTTTGGGGATGTCAGTTCTTATGAGCGAATTCTATGGAGCTGGTGATTATCCTAAACTAAAGCGTGAAATTTCAACATCTTTTATTTCCGGTGGTATATTTACCTTAACTATCATTATTCTGGGTATACTACTATCCCGCCCTATTTTATTGTTAATGAATACTCCGGCTGAAATCATTGATGATGCTACTCATTATCTTCAGATAATAATTTTCGGCTTAATCTTTACTTTTACATACAATATATATGCTTCAGCCTTGCGCAGTATGGGGAACTCTAAAACTCCGCTCTACTTTCTGATAACATCATCTATCCTGAATGTTATTATGGACCTTATATTCGTTGTTATCTTTAAAATGGGAGTAATAGGCGCGGCCGTGGCAACTGTTATAGCAGAGTCAATATCTGCTTTCTTATGCATCTTCTATGTATGGACAAGAATTCCGATACTTAAATTTAAACGTTCTGAATTTGTTTTTGATCGTTCATTGCTTCGAAGTACTGTAAATTACAGCTCGGTTTCCGCAATGCAGCAAATCTGTCTATATGTGGGCAAATTACTTGTACAAGGAGCTGTCAATCCTCTTGGCGTACACGCTATCGCTGCTTTTAACGCTGTTAATCGTATAGACGACTTTGTTCTTTCGCCCGAACAAAGCATTGCCAACTCTTCCACAACATTTTTAGCAATAAACCGGGGAGCAGGAAAAACAGACAGGATGAGAAAGGGATTTATTTCATCTTTTAAAATAGAACTTATATATAGCATCGCATTAATGCTGGGTATTTTCTTCGGATCCTATTGGCTGACTTATCTTTTTGTTGGCAATGAAGGAGAAAATGTGATTGTATCCGGCGTATCTTATCTGAAGACAATGGCCTTCTTTTACTTTTTGCCAGGCATAACAAATGTGCTTCAGGGCTTTTTCCGTGGAATAGGAAAACTAAGGGTAACGTTAAATTCTACATTTTTTCAAATTGCAGCCAGAGTTATTTCTGCTTATTTTTTAGCTCCTCGATTTGGACTGTCAGGAATTGCCTTTGCCTGCCTTGTAGGATGGATTGTAATGCTTGGATACGAGATTCCAGTGTTTTTGAAATACTGGAAGAAAAGGTAG
- a CDS encoding CDP-alcohol phosphatidyltransferase: MKNNLSREKVETLSTISKGRHRTNLLKVQEQKALAFFVQRIPEYISSDMLTAIGFMGSVLTASSFILAAYINIYFLLLGVLGLAINWFGDSLDGRVAYYRNTPRKWYGFSLDITVDWITDILIGIGYMIYVGSPWYLIGYGFIVMYGWEMITTLLRYKITDKYSIDSGLFGPTEVRIFISLILVLEVFFEGSIVYSGGIICIMLFIANINDTRNLLRLADSRDITERATKMNENK; this comes from the coding sequence ATGAAAAATAACCTATCTCGAGAGAAAGTAGAAACATTATCCACCATTTCAAAAGGTAGACATAGAACTAACCTGCTGAAAGTTCAGGAACAAAAAGCCTTGGCTTTTTTCGTTCAACGTATTCCTGAATATATTAGCTCAGATATGCTAACCGCTATCGGCTTCATGGGTAGCGTATTAACAGCGTCTAGCTTTATCTTGGCAGCTTACATTAATATATATTTCCTTTTACTTGGAGTACTCGGGTTAGCAATAAACTGGTTTGGCGATTCTCTGGATGGCAGAGTGGCATATTACCGTAACACCCCAAGAAAGTGGTACGGATTCTCTCTTGATATTACGGTAGACTGGATCACTGATATACTAATAGGTATCGGATATATGATTTACGTTGGAAGTCCCTGGTACTTGATTGGATATGGTTTTATTGTAATGTATGGCTGGGAAATGATTACTACCTTACTGAGATATAAAATTACTGATAAATATAGCATAGACAGCGGACTGTTTGGTCCTACAGAGGTTAGAATCTTTATATCACTAATCCTTGTACTCGAAGTCTTTTTCGAAGGCTCTATTGTATATTCGGGAGGTATAATATGTATCATGCTATTTATTGCAAACATTAATGATACAAGAAACCTTTTACGATTGGCAGACAGCCGGGATATCACAGAAAGAGCAACCAAAATGAATGAAAACAAATGA
- a CDS encoding DUF3316 domain-containing protein, with protein MRKITALLVILIGLSGTISAQSDSLQANRFVTRAITYGVGYTNLLDTYLSPQEYTGLEGRVARETIRMTKLFDGNISLQNIFQANLSYTHNRVDNNNTFAGLVNWNYGLHYQFRINDNLKLLAGGLSDINGGFVYNLQNSNNPASAKAYANIAASGMVIYRFKIKNYQFVARYQANVPVAGVMFSPNYGQSYYEIFTLGNSEGVIKFTSLNNQPSIRQLFSLDFPVGCTKIRLNYLWDIQQSKVNKLKTHTYSHIFMVGFVKDLYIVKSKNGNPLPAKLRAY; from the coding sequence ATGAGAAAAATAACTGCATTACTTGTCATTCTTATTGGACTGAGTGGAACTATCTCCGCCCAAAGCGATTCTTTGCAGGCCAACCGTTTTGTTACTCGCGCCATAACTTATGGTGTAGGATATACAAACTTACTCGATACCTATCTTTCGCCACAAGAATATACAGGTCTCGAGGGGCGCGTTGCCAGAGAAACAATCAGAATGACAAAGCTATTTGACGGGAATATATCGTTGCAGAATATTTTTCAGGCAAACCTTTCTTATACTCACAATCGTGTAGATAACAATAATACCTTTGCCGGACTGGTGAACTGGAACTATGGACTGCATTATCAGTTTCGCATTAACGATAATCTAAAGCTACTTGCGGGTGGATTAAGTGACATAAACGGTGGATTCGTCTATAATCTACAGAATTCTAATAACCCTGCATCAGCTAAAGCGTATGCAAATATTGCGGCATCCGGTATGGTTATCTATCGGTTCAAAATTAAGAATTATCAGTTTGTAGCACGTTATCAGGCTAACGTCCCTGTAGCTGGTGTTATGTTTTCACCCAACTACGGACAATCATACTATGAGATATTTACTTTAGGAAATAGCGAAGGAGTTATTAAATTCACCAGCCTGAATAACCAGCCCTCAATTCGTCAGTTGTTCTCTTTGGACTTTCCGGTAGGATGTACAAAAATACGACTCAACTATCTTTGGGATATTCAGCAATCCAAAGTCAATAAGCTAAAAACACATACATATTCGCATATCTTCATGGTGGGCTTTGTAAAAGACCTGTACATTGTAAAAAGCAAAAATGGAAATCCGCTTCCGGCAAAACTAAGAGCGTATTAA